Below is a genomic region from Candidatus Hydrogenedentota bacterium.
CATTGCTTTTCATGGGTCTGTCTCCATTTTTATAAGGGGGGATATTAAATGATACCAAAAAAAGCGCGTCAAACACATCTCAACATCGTTTTTGCTCAGCAATATGCCCTGTTTTAGATTATTGGGAAGAGAGGTGGAGGCGCTCCATTCGAAAAAAAACAAAACGCGCAGCGCGAACATTCCGAATCCGTGTAGGCCTACTGCGGCACTTCTTTAAAACAAGGGTGTCAAGATTTTTTTACAGGACTCATTTTTATATTCGCTAGGAAATCTCTCACCCACGCGTTGAAATCTTCCAAAATACCGTAGAAAATAGGAACGATAAAGAGGGTGAGTACAGTGCCTGCCATCAAACCGCCGATAAGGGCGCGGCCAAGTCCTGCAAAAGTAGCGGAACCGCCTGTGCGCGCCAAGGCTACCGGAAGCAATCCCAAAATGGTGGTGATCGCGGTCATCATAACCGGTTTAAAGCGGTTTCGTCCCGCCTGTATGATAGCCTCATTACGATCCTCCACTTCTCGGCACACTTGTGTAATATGATCCACAATGACAATACCGTTATTGACAATTACGCCGGCCATCAAAATACAGCCAATGAGCGAAATAGAGTCGAAGGGCGTATTTGTAAAATAGAGGAGCCACACAGCCCCGATGCCCGCCAAAGGCACAGTAGTCATAATGGAGAAGGGCAGCAGGAAAGACTCGAAAAGGGCGCTCATAACCAAATAAATCAGTATAACGGCCATTAACATACTTACCGTAAAGTTGGCTAAATTCTTCTCCAGTTCATCAAATTCATCGCCGAAAAGAAATTCATACATGGGCGGTAAATCGACACTGTCCATCAGTTCCCGTAATTTTTCTTTCACAGCAATCAGATTACGGGTATCCGTCTTTGCCGAGACACCGATGACATTTTTTCCGTCGATACGTTTTATACGGCTTGGCGCGGGTGCTTTAGCATAATCGGTCAATTGGCTTAGGGGCGTCAACTGTCCGAAAAGTCCCGGCAGGGCGATGGCGTCAAGATTTGCTTGTGATTGTCGGTCTTCTTCCCTAAACTGTGCCCACACGGGAATTTCACGGCCGCCGAGCTTCAGATAAGGCATGCGCACACCGCGCAATGCAGCATCCACCGTCTGAGCAATGACAACGGGCGTTACGCCCGCGCGCAGCGCTAAGGGCGAATCAATGATGACCTGTACCTCTTGGCTCTCCTGCTCCACCCCGATTTTGATATCACGAAGCGATTCAATTTGGGCCATAGATTCTGCCACCATTCGGGCATAGGTATTCAACACTTTCATGTCATTGCCGCGCAGCCGAAGATTAACGCCTCGTTCTGCTCCGGGATCACCGACATCGGCGGTATACAAGTTTAGGCGTACTCCCGGCGTCTGACTGGGCAATTTCTGCGAAAGAATTTTCATTACTTCTTCTGTCGTGAACGGTGGATCTGTACCGCGCGGCCCATCATCTTCCGTATAGAGATACACGTGAATCTCGCCTCTGGTTCGCAAGTGACGCGACAACAAATACTTAATTCCCAAGGTGTCCCGCAGAGCATCGAGTTCCGTTTCCAGACGCTTAAATAGTTCGGTAGCTTCCTCCATCCCATAATTTGGTGTCATATTAACGCTAATGGTGACTTCACGCATATCCAATTTGGGGAGGGACCGCATGCCCACTTCTTTCATGGGAATTCGTATGGTAATAAAGAGAATAAATAGGACGCCGCAAACGAAGACGAAGCGCCAGCGCAGCGAGGCACGCAACATCATTTCGTAAACACGGACAAGACGATCCACACCGCCGCCTGCCCACGCCACGAGTCTATTTTGTTTTTCGTCGTAGCGCACAATACCGAGGCGTTCCGCCCTCATTTCAAGCTTACCCAGAATCAAGGGAATAATGGTAAGCGCAACAACGCGGCTTCCTGCCAGTGCTGCGACCAAGGGCCCGCCAAGCTGTTTCATGAACACGGCCATTTGTCCTGCCTGCATATAAAACATGGGCAAGAAAACGACGCAGGTGGTGGCGGTAGACGCGAGAATAGCCAGGTATACTTCTTCCGGTCCCTTAGCCAGCGCTTCGCGTACAGAAGCACCTAGGGCGCGGTGCCGCAATATATTTTCTACGACCACAATGGAATTATCGACCAGCATGCCGACAGAGATAATCATGGATACCATGGTGATAATATTGAGGGTCATTCCGGAAAAGAACATGAAGACGAGAGCAAATACCAAGGATGCCGGAATGGAAAAAGCGACGAGGGTCGTGGGGATGAGTCTGTGGATGAAAATCAACAGGGTCGTCACTGCCATGCCCGCGCCAAATAAGCCTTCAAGAAAAAGATTTTTCAAGGCTTTGATAATAAATTCGGATTGGTCGAAGAGCGGAAGAATTCGCGTCTCATGAAAGGTGGGCGTCTCAATCAGCGAATCCAGTTCTTTTTGAACGGCCTTACAAACACTTACCGTGTTTGCTTGTGACTCTTTGGTGACGAGTAATATGAGTCCGTCGGTGCCGTCCAAAGTGACCCGTTGTGTTTCTTTGCGTGCGCTGAAATGAACGGTAGCGACATCGCCCAAACGCAGCCCGTTGGGTCCGACAACAATGCGGGCGATGTCCTCGACGCTTCGATATTCCCCTTCGTAGCGGGCATAATAGCGGGTTGTCGAATCGGTCATATCCCCTAAAGAGAGATTCATGCTGCTTTCATGAATGCTTTGAATAATGTCGGAGAGCGCGAGGTTAAGACTGCGCAGCCGATCTTGCTCAAACTCAATCAGTACTTCGCGGGGCGCGGAAGGCGAGTGCACTTCGACACGCGCCACACCGGGAAGCCGGCGCAGCCGCGGTTCCGCAACTTTGCGTACAAGGTGCGCGAACTCTTCACGGTCGCCCGGATTAAACATGCCCACCACCATAACAGGAACAGAGTCAATGCTGAAGCGTTTCATCTGTACGCGGTCAACCTCTTTGGGCAAAATCAGTTTTAGTCTTTCGATACGATCCCTGATTTCTCCCGTGATAACCGCCATGTTTGTATCAACACCGAAGATCAGTTCGACGGTGCAACCGTTGCTATGGGAGTTTGTTTCTATCCTTGTCAGCCCGGGGATCGTTCGAAACTCCCCCTCGACAGGTACGGAAATTTGCTGTTCCACTTGTTCAGGTACGGCGCCGGGATAGGGGAAAAGAACAAGCACAAAGGGTGCTTCCGCTTTGGGCAAAAAAGTCTGGGGAAGCTTAAACCAAGATATGGCGCCTAATCCGAGCATCGTCACCGACAGCATCACAATGGATACAGGGCGCCGAAGGGCAAAAGCGGGCAATGAAAACTTCATGAGCGCTCTTTCCCGGTGAAGAGGTTATAGGCCATAGGAATAATAAACAGGGTTAGCAGGGTCGCCACAGAAAGTCCTGCGATTAAGGTTAGGGCGAGGGGACGCCGCATTTCCGCGCCGTCTCCGGAGCTGATGACCATGGGCAACAAGCCCAACACTGTGGTAATAGTGGTCATGAGTATGGGCCGCAGGCGCACTTTACCCGCCTCAACAATGGCGTCATGTTTGCTGAGCCCCCGTTCACGGAGTTGATTGGTATAGTCCACCAGTACAATGGCATTATTTACGGCAATGCCGATGAGGATCACGCCGCCCAGAAAAACCATTACACTGAGACTTGTTTCGGTGAGATACAAGACATAAATAACACCGATAAAAGCCAAGGGCGCAGTGAACATCACGAGAGCAGGTTGGATGAGCGACTCAAATTGACACGCCATGACCACATAGACGAGGAAAGCAGCGAGAAGCAGCACAAAGCCGAGACTTCCAAAAGCCGTGTCCAATTCACGGCGTTGACCGCTTTGCAGAAAGTACATATCTTGCGGCAAGGCGATGGATGCCAGTTTTTGGTCGATATCAGCAGAGACCGCGCCAAGGTCGCGTCCTTCCACATTGGCGGAAATTAAAACGGTTCGCCGCTGCCCGATACGTCTGATTTCGCTGGGGCCTTGTTCAATACGCAAATTGGCGACATCCCGCAAGGGGATCGGTGTGAGCCCATCCACAACAGAAAGGCTTTGCAAGTCATCAACGCCGCGCAAAATATTTTGATCGGCACGAACACGAATATCGATTTTGTCAGCGCCGCGACTGAATCGCGTCGCAACTTCACCTTGTATTTCAGAACGCAAGCGTTGCGCCACATCACCGGGAGACAATCCGCGGGCGGCGAGGAGATTACGAGCCATTTCAATAATCAATTCAGGATAGCCCGGTTTCACGCTTAGCTCGGCATCTTTCACGCCCGGAATTTGTGACATTTCTGCGATGGCGATCTGACCGTAGCGCCGCAGTTCAGTCTGCACATCACCCGCCAACTGGGTTTCGATGGCACTTCTGAAACTGAAAAGCGTCGGTGTGGAAAAGGTAATGATTTCGTCGGTGGCAGCGGCAAGAATTTTTCTTCGGAGATCATCGATGATCTCATCTTGGAGAGTCTGCTGCTCTTTCATATCGTGCAGCAACACCGTAAATTGCGCCACATTTTCGCCGCGGCCACTGCCCGTATTGTCTTTTTCCTGTCCGATTTCAACGGTCACTGAATCCACTTCAGGCACTGAACGGATAATTTCTTCAAAGCGGCACGCACGCTGCTCAGTTTCCTCAAGTGGTGCTCCGGCTCGTATCTCCATGCGCAGTCCGAACTCTCCCTGTCGCGTGGGCGGCATCAGTTCTCTGCCCAGATCACGGGCGAGATAAATGGAGTGTATAAAGATTAAGACGGCAGCAAGAATAAAGAGCGGGCTCAGGCGCAGTGAAAAGTTGAGGACAAAGCCATAGCCCTTTCTAAAGGCTTCAAAACTGTGGGCAAAGGCTTTGAGCGGCACGTACAAAATAACATTTAAGATTTTGCGTGCAACGCTAAAGATCGCAAAGACAACGCCAAGGCACAGGAACAGAATCGTAACGAGGAGGGTTAAAAGTGTTCCCAAAACAATACGCAACAAAAACAGAGCTATCCCCACGGGCATTGCCAAAAGGGCGTAAGGAAAGGTAAAAATACTTTTCCAAGATGGGCGGGTCAAGGAGGATAGCAGGATTCTCCGAAGAGGCGCAACAAAATCAATCCAACTCTTTTTCAAAAAAGCTACGGCATAGCCCAAGCTTATCGGCAAGCTCATTAGAAGCGCTTGCCCGCGTGTATAGTTTCTGTCGTCGCGACCTTCGCGGAAAGCAGCAACGATCCAGACCACATACCGGCTTGACTGAAGCCCCGAAGTTGAGCGTGAAACCATCAAGGGAATCAAGTACAGGGCGGCAAGCAAAGACGCGGAAAGAGAAAATGTCACCGTCATTGCCAAATCGTTGAAGAGTTGTCCGGCGATTCCCTCGACAAAGATGACGGGCAAGAATACGCAGATGGTTGTTAAGGTGGATGCAATAACCGCGCCAAAGACTTCACGGGTGCCGCGGTCAGCGGCGGTGACAGGATCGTCACCCTCCTCTCTGCATCGAAAGACACTTTCCAAAACTACAATGGAGTTATCCACCAACATGCCGACGCCCAAAGCTAAGCCGCCAAGAGACATAATGTTTAAGGTCACCCCACGGAAAAACATGGGGACAAAAGCGGTGATAACGGATATGGGAATAGATATCCCAATAATGACCGTAGATCGCATCTCTTGAAGAAAAAGGAAGAGCACCAATAAGGCAAGAACCCCGCCTTGGAGAATGGCGGTCTGAACTTCTTTTATAGCGCCGCGGATGAATCGTGATTGATCGCTAATCATGGAAAGCTTGGCATAGGGCGGCAAACGATCCAGAAAAGCACCCCTTTTCTTTTCAGTCTCTTCGGTTCCCATGCCACTGGACACATCCGGTTCTTTATGCTGCTTTTCCTTGGCTTTTTTATAGGCCTCCATCATACGTTCTTGAAAGGAATACTCCTGTTCAAAACCGAGTAATCCACGGACCTTGTTGCAAATGGTGACTGTGTTGGCATCCCCTTCCTTAAAAATATCGATGGCGACCGCT
It encodes:
- a CDS encoding efflux RND transporter permease subunit, whose product is MKFSLPAFALRRPVSIVMLSVTMLGLGAISWFKLPQTFLPKAEAPFVLVLFPYPGAVPEQVEQQISVPVEGEFRTIPGLTRIETNSHSNGCTVELIFGVDTNMAVITGEIRDRIERLKLILPKEVDRVQMKRFSIDSVPVMVVGMFNPGDREEFAHLVRKVAEPRLRRLPGVARVEVHSPSAPREVLIEFEQDRLRSLNLALSDIIQSIHESSMNLSLGDMTDSTTRYYARYEGEYRSVEDIARIVVGPNGLRLGDVATVHFSARKETQRVTLDGTDGLILLVTKESQANTVSVCKAVQKELDSLIETPTFHETRILPLFDQSEFIIKALKNLFLEGLFGAGMAVTTLLIFIHRLIPTTLVAFSIPASLVFALVFMFFSGMTLNIITMVSMIISVGMLVDNSIVVVENILRHRALGASVREALAKGPEEVYLAILASTATTCVVFLPMFYMQAGQMAVFMKQLGGPLVAALAGSRVVALTIIPLILGKLEMRAERLGIVRYDEKQNRLVAWAGGGVDRLVRVYEMMLRASLRWRFVFVCGVLFILFITIRIPMKEVGMRSLPKLDMREVTISVNMTPNYGMEEATELFKRLETELDALRDTLGIKYLLSRHLRTRGEIHVYLYTEDDGPRGTDPPFTTEEVMKILSQKLPSQTPGVRLNLYTADVGDPGAERGVNLRLRGNDMKVLNTYARMVAESMAQIESLRDIKIGVEQESQEVQVIIDSPLALRAGVTPVVIAQTVDAALRGVRMPYLKLGGREIPVWAQFREEDRQSQANLDAIALPGLFGQLTPLSQLTDYAKAPAPSRIKRIDGKNVIGVSAKTDTRNLIAVKEKLRELMDSVDLPPMYEFLFGDEFDELEKNLANFTVSMLMAVILIYLVMSALFESFLLPFSIMTTVPLAGIGAVWLLYFTNTPFDSISLIGCILMAGVIVNNGIVIVDHITQVCREVEDRNEAIIQAGRNRFKPVMMTAITTILGLLPVALARTGGSATFAGLGRALIGGLMAGTVLTLFIVPIFYGILEDFNAWVRDFLANIKMSPVKKS
- a CDS encoding efflux RND transporter permease subunit, which gives rise to MDENKSLNLDTDQQQPRHSLFAIRRPVSTAMLILTLAVFGWRSYQNLPINLMPDISYPSLTVRTEYEGAAPEDVEMLVTRPLEELLSIVSNMVEISSVSSPGLSEIILEFTWDADMNLAQQEVRDRLDLFDPPREVTSKPVILRYDPGLDPIMRVAITSDNPEHIPGSAEERAALTTIREAAERKLKADLEAESGIAQAQVKGGQEEEIQVLLDVERLKALGISPHYVITTLAQQNINLSGGQLREGETEYLVRTLNEFRTIDDIANSIIVTPAGAQRRLFELANVFLGTKERESIVHINGQEAVAIDIFKEGDANTVTICNKVRGLLGFEQEYSFQERMMEAYKKAKEKQHKEPDVSSGMGTEETEKKRGAFLDRLPPYAKLSMISDQSRFIRGAIKEVQTAILQGGVLALLVLFLFLQEMRSTVIIGISIPISVITAFVPMFFRGVTLNIMSLGGLALGVGMLVDNSIVVLESVFRCREEGDDPVTAADRGTREVFGAVIASTLTTICVFLPVIFVEGIAGQLFNDLAMTVTFSLSASLLAALYLIPLMVSRSTSGLQSSRYVVWIVAAFREGRDDRNYTRGQALLMSLPISLGYAVAFLKKSWIDFVAPLRRILLSSLTRPSWKSIFTFPYALLAMPVGIALFLLRIVLGTLLTLLVTILFLCLGVVFAIFSVARKILNVILYVPLKAFAHSFEAFRKGYGFVLNFSLRLSPLFILAAVLIFIHSIYLARDLGRELMPPTRQGEFGLRMEIRAGAPLEETEQRACRFEEIIRSVPEVDSVTVEIGQEKDNTGSGRGENVAQFTVLLHDMKEQQTLQDEIIDDLRRKILAAATDEIITFSTPTLFSFRSAIETQLAGDVQTELRRYGQIAIAEMSQIPGVKDAELSVKPGYPELIIEMARNLLAARGLSPGDVAQRLRSEIQGEVATRFSRGADKIDIRVRADQNILRGVDDLQSLSVVDGLTPIPLRDVANLRIEQGPSEIRRIGQRRTVLISANVEGRDLGAVSADIDQKLASIALPQDMYFLQSGQRRELDTAFGSLGFVLLLAAFLVYVVMACQFESLIQPALVMFTAPLAFIGVIYVLYLTETSLSVMVFLGGVILIGIAVNNAIVLVDYTNQLRERGLSKHDAIVEAGKVRLRPILMTTITTVLGLLPMVISSGDGAEMRRPLALTLIAGLSVATLLTLFIIPMAYNLFTGKERS